A genomic stretch from Lathyrus oleraceus cultivar Zhongwan6 chromosome 2, CAAS_Psat_ZW6_1.0, whole genome shotgun sequence includes:
- the LOC127122746 gene encoding uncharacterized protein LOC127122746, with product MVEYEACIFGIEASIDLRIKILEVYGDSTLVISQVKGEWEVRDHKLIPYKEHVLKLITCFDEITFHHIPKEENQLTDALPTLSYMFKVKWKNEASTFHLDYLDEPTYCLAAEDEFNGHPWFYDIMKFLESQDFPENSSITNKKHLRKQSSKFFLGGGVMYKRIMIWSCLDM from the coding sequence ATGGtggagtatgaggcatgtatcttTGGTATTGAGGCTTccattgatcttaggatcaaaattctTGAAGTTTATGGAGACTCAACCTTGGTCATCAGCCaagtcaaaggagaatgggaagTCCGAGATCACAAGCTAATCCCTTACAAGGAGCATGTCCTTAAGCTGATCACGTGCTTTGATGAGATTACATTTCATCACATCCCTAAAGAGGAGAATCAGTTGACCGACGCCTTACCAACTCTTTCATATATGTTTAAGGTCAAATGGAAAAATGAAGCATCAACTTTCCACCTCGACTACTTGGACGAGCCAACTTACTGTTTGGCCGCCGAAGACGAGTTCAATGGCCatccttggttctatgacatcatGAAATTCTTAGAAAGCCAAGATTTTCCTGAGAATTCATCCATCACCAACAAGAAGCACCTTCGGAAACAGTCATCCAAGTTCTTCTTAGGTGGAGGGGTTATGTACAAAAGGATTATGATTTGGTCTTGCTTAGATATGTAG